Proteins from a single region of Methanoregula sp. UBA64:
- a CDS encoding MBL fold metallo-hydrolase, whose protein sequence is MKFVLLGTGDAIGTPKIGCDCPQCTRAKNTGTGRLRSSILIEKDGHHILVDSTPDLRQQLLRAGSPHIDAVIWTHGHYDHFMGFGEFYRVQKIPPVYAAEPVLRYCGETFRFLDFNRIPVVPYVPFTLFGITITPFIVKHPPAYTCGFLFEAEGKRIGYTSDTNRDIPQQSLALLEDLDLLLLDAIVPSHMTITKHMNYLDACTLAESLHAKQFRCIHISHVMPWEYPHLAHDGETFGFP, encoded by the coding sequence AGATCGGGTGCGACTGCCCCCAGTGTACCCGCGCAAAGAATACAGGTACGGGACGGCTGCGGAGCTCGATCCTGATCGAGAAGGACGGGCACCATATCCTTGTCGATTCAACCCCCGATCTCCGGCAGCAGCTCCTGCGGGCCGGCTCTCCGCACATCGATGCCGTGATCTGGACGCACGGGCATTACGACCACTTCATGGGATTCGGGGAGTTCTACCGGGTCCAGAAGATCCCGCCGGTCTATGCCGCCGAACCGGTGCTCCGGTACTGCGGCGAGACCTTCCGGTTCCTTGATTTCAACCGCATTCCCGTAGTGCCGTACGTGCCGTTTACTCTTTTTGGGATCACCATCACGCCGTTTATCGTAAAACACCCGCCGGCGTATACCTGCGGGTTCCTCTTTGAGGCGGAGGGAAAACGCATCGGGTATACCTCGGATACCAACCGGGACATCCCGCAGCAGAGCCTTGCCCTGCTCGAAGACCTCGACCTGTTGCTTCTGGATGCGATCGTCCCCTCGCACATGACGATCACCAAACACATGAACTATCTCGATGCCTGCACGCTTGCCGAAAGCCTGCATGCAAAACAGTTCCGGTGCATCCACATCAGCCATGTGATGCCGTGGGAATATCCTCACCTGGCCCATGACGGCGAGACGTTCGGGTTTCCTTAA